The proteins below come from a single Danio aesculapii chromosome 25, fDanAes4.1, whole genome shotgun sequence genomic window:
- the saxo4 gene encoding protein phosphatase 1 regulatory subunit 32: MVGPLGIIKPSFGTGRPAGRPANISIDHYCTSYRQSYGKELFQPCLGYHHGTGYSANHRPVLYYSSSLDHYDNPQFGFSLLDSFESQSKRHYQRLVQPDGTEPLACSGSRHRESGYLQLQSQPRPRTASCQTEYKGSYIPHSPTVLGASDQRVLIGPMEDSGYTEGNNLQLNTFLPKYINMDDARRTQESVMRTDFLTGSFLQGREALPKLASHSNRETGFTRDTERPLTSSASLHYGISQDNRQKSRPNVATWSIGPVGSSGFVLNAPNITRLSQTPADPQHFLTHYQSKFYNKSLTEQQRSDWMRGSIQKHRKSGYSGRDTDRFNLSGYEVLASQ; encoded by the exons ATGGTTGGGCCATTGGGCATAATCAAGCCCTCATTTGGGACAGGCAGACCAGCGGGACGTCCGGCTAACATAAGCATTGACCATTACTGCACCTCCTACAGACAGTCCTATG gtaagGAGTTATTCCAGCCATGTCTAGGCTATCATCATGGGACGGGATATTCTGCCAACCACCGTCCCGTTCTGTACTACAGCTCCAGCCTGGATCACTATGATAATCCACAGTTTGG TTTCTCATTGTTGGACAGTTTCGAGTCTCAGTCGAAGCGCCATTACCAGCGTCTGGTTCAGCCTGACGGGACAGAGCCTTTGGCCTGCTCGGGGTCCAGACACAGAGAGAGCGGATATTTGCAGCTACAATCTCAGCCAAGACCT AGAACAGCGTCCTGTCAGACTGAATATAAAGGCTCTTACATTCCTCACAGCCCCACAGTTTTGG GTGCTTCAGATCAGCGTGTTTTAATAGGGCCCATGGAAGACAGTGGATACACTGAAGGAAACAATCTACAATTGAACACCTTCCTTCCTAAATACATCAACATG GACGACGCTCGCAGGACACAGGAAAGTGTGATGAGGACTGACTTCCTGACTGGATCTTTTCTACAG ggtAGGGAAGCATTACCAAAGCTTGCCTCCCATTCAAATCGAGAAACTGGATTTACAAGAGACACAGAGAGGCCTTTGACCAGTTCA GCCTCTTTGCATTATGGCATAAGTCAGGACAACAGACAGAAGTCCAGACCAAATGTAGCTACATGGTCCATTGGGCCCGTG GGCTCATCAGGATTCGTCCTGAACGCCCCCAACATCACCAGACTCTCACAAACACCAGCCGACCCGCAACACTTCCTCACACACTACCAAAGCAA GTTTTATAACAAATCATTAACGGAGCAGCAAAGATCAGACTGGATGAGAGGAAGCATACAGAAACACAGAAAGAGTGGGTACAGTGGACGCGACACAGATAg GTTTAATCTTAGTGGATATGAAGTCCTGGCTTCACAATAA